A portion of the Gigantopelta aegis isolate Gae_Host chromosome 10, Gae_host_genome, whole genome shotgun sequence genome contains these proteins:
- the LOC121384151 gene encoding LIM domain transcription factor LMO4.1-like isoform X1: MDTTLSPFNSLGSGGPDASMGMNSSLVSQTTNSSGGSNGSAGGPGSVKACAGCGARILDRFLLHALDRYWHTGCLKCSCCQAQLGEIGTSCFTKAGMILCRNDYIRLFGSGGTCAACSQTIPANELVMRVQASVYHLKCFTCVSCHGPLQPGDRFGIINGSLVCEQDYPKVLKGHNSLPPRATHKVDNNQIPLLMGKCF, encoded by the exons GAGGTCCGGACGCCAGTATGGGAATGAATAGCAGCCTGGTATCACAGACGACAAACTCCTCAGGGGGCTCGAACGGGTCTGCTGGGGGCCCGGGCTCGGTGAAGGCGTGCGCCGGGTGCGGGGCGAGAATCCTCGACCGATTCCTCCTGCACGCGCTCGACCGGTACTGGCACACCGGATGTCTGAAGTGCTCCTGCTGCCAGGCACAGCTGGGTGAGATCGGCACGTCGTGCTTTACAAAAGCTGGAATGATCCTGTGTCGGAATGACTATATCAG GTTATTCGGTTCTGGTGGAACCTGTGCAGCCTGTTCACAAACCATTCCCGCCAACGAACTGGTGATGCGCGTGCAAGCGAGCGTGTATCACCTCAAGTGTTTCACGTGCGTGTCATGCCACGGTCCCCTGCAGCCGGGCGACAGATTCGGTATTATCAATGGCAGTTTAGTGTGTGAACAAGACTATCCAAAGGTGCTAAAGGGACACAACTCTCTACCACCACGGGCCACGCACAAGGTAGATAATAACCAAATACCTTTACTGATGGGCAAATGCTTTTGA
- the LOC121384151 gene encoding LIM domain transcription factor LMO4.1-like isoform X2 — protein sequence MDTTLSPFNSLGSGGPDASMGMNSSLVSQTTNSSGGSNGSAGGPGSVKACAGCGARILDRFLLHALDRYWHTGCLKCSCCQAQLGEIGTSCFTKAGMILCRNDYIRLFGSGGTCAACSQTIPANELVMRVQASVYHLKCFTCVSCHGPLQPGDRFGIINGSLVCEQDYPKVLKGHNSLPPRATHKVS from the exons GAGGTCCGGACGCCAGTATGGGAATGAATAGCAGCCTGGTATCACAGACGACAAACTCCTCAGGGGGCTCGAACGGGTCTGCTGGGGGCCCGGGCTCGGTGAAGGCGTGCGCCGGGTGCGGGGCGAGAATCCTCGACCGATTCCTCCTGCACGCGCTCGACCGGTACTGGCACACCGGATGTCTGAAGTGCTCCTGCTGCCAGGCACAGCTGGGTGAGATCGGCACGTCGTGCTTTACAAAAGCTGGAATGATCCTGTGTCGGAATGACTATATCAG GTTATTCGGTTCTGGTGGAACCTGTGCAGCCTGTTCACAAACCATTCCCGCCAACGAACTGGTGATGCGCGTGCAAGCGAGCGTGTATCACCTCAAGTGTTTCACGTGCGTGTCATGCCACGGTCCCCTGCAGCCGGGCGACAGATTCGGTATTATCAATGGCAGTTTAGTGTGTGAACAAGACTATCCAAAGGTGCTAAAGGGACACAACTCTCTACCACCACGGGCCACGCACAAG